The Cohaesibacter intestini genome has a window encoding:
- a CDS encoding pyocin knob domain-containing protein, translating to MSEDLSTFNGNLGKIDDDVHALFAALSGKRDADASIGMDKVTGLADALTGKAAVGHSHQLSDLSDVDAAQAGEGYLLARQAGAWVPVSVNAVFGQFSVNINSVDGLADALNGKAASDHNHDAAYLGKTATAANASRLGNQLPEYYARASAATGSTASTIVDWNDAINNGVYMGSNAAHAPGSGWYIGRCYRHNDIYVTQFAWDFSADNKTFLRKKLNGTWSPWTQITGANHMVFHPDNVHANFDLAAGTYSGDVGGLTTVASGEITVTQNSRMSWSHGQGAAPLFAVAYMVCKEPDGGYSVGDIIEVTGSGRHQLNNGSGHVTGFTDTEIWWSNYESIANGTFQTIKKDGSTYSMNTLSKWKLKFVGVWA from the coding sequence TTGTCAGAGGATCTTTCCACCTTCAATGGCAATCTTGGCAAGATTGATGACGATGTGCATGCCTTGTTTGCTGCCCTTTCTGGCAAGCGCGATGCGGATGCCAGCATCGGCATGGACAAGGTAACCGGCCTCGCTGATGCCCTCACGGGCAAGGCGGCGGTGGGCCATAGTCATCAATTATCCGATCTCAGCGATGTGGATGCCGCTCAGGCGGGCGAGGGCTATCTCCTCGCCCGTCAGGCCGGGGCATGGGTGCCGGTCAGCGTCAATGCTGTCTTTGGTCAATTCTCGGTCAATATCAACTCGGTGGATGGGCTGGCCGATGCGCTCAACGGCAAGGCGGCGAGCGATCACAATCATGATGCGGCTTATTTGGGCAAAACGGCAACGGCGGCCAATGCCTCACGGCTCGGCAATCAGTTACCGGAATATTATGCGCGAGCAAGCGCCGCCACGGGCAGCACAGCCAGTACGATTGTCGATTGGAACGATGCTATCAATAACGGGGTGTATATGGGGTCAAATGCGGCCCACGCACCCGGATCGGGATGGTATATCGGTCGTTGCTATCGACACAATGATATTTATGTCACTCAATTTGCGTGGGACTTCTCGGCGGACAACAAGACTTTTTTGAGAAAGAAACTAAACGGAACATGGTCCCCATGGACACAAATCACCGGGGCCAATCATATGGTGTTCCACCCGGACAATGTGCATGCCAATTTTGATCTTGCGGCGGGGACGTATAGCGGTGACGTTGGTGGATTAACGACCGTTGCCTCTGGCGAGATTACCGTAACGCAAAACAGCCGAATGTCTTGGTCCCATGGGCAAGGTGCGGCACCCTTATTCGCAGTGGCTTATATGGTCTGTAAAGAGCCGGACGGAGGGTACAGCGTAGGCGACATAATAGAGGTGACTGGAAGCGGCAGGCATCAGCTCAATAACGGGTCTGGGCATGTAACTGGATTTACAGACACAGAAATTTGGTGGTCCAATTATGAGTCTATAGCGAATGGAACCTTTCAGACCATTAAGAAAGATGGGTCTACTTACTCCATGAACACATTGAGCAAATGGAAACTGAAATTTGTAGGAGTTTGGGCATGA